The nucleotide sequence CCGGCTGCATATCATGGTTGTCATCAGTTTCCTCGGCCTCGCGATCACCGGAATGACGCTTAAGTTCTCCTATCTGGGGTGGGCACAATGGATAGCCGAGTTGCTCGGCGGCGCCGAATCCGCAGGCTTCATCCACCGCGTCTGCGCGGTAATCACGTTCGCCTATTTCGGCATTCACCTGTTCGATCTGATTCGCGAGAAGCAGAAGTCGGGACGAACGTGGTTGTCCTACCTGACGGGTGAAGAATCGATGATGCCCAATCGCAACGACTGGCGCGACTTGAAGGGCACGCTCAAGTGGTTCATCGGGATGGGGCCACGACCGGAGTACGGACGCTGGACATACTGGGAGAAATTCGACTATTTCGCCGTGTTCTGGGGCGTCACCATTATCGGATCCACCGGATTGTTGCTGTGGTTCCCGGAGTTTTTCACTATCTTCCTGCCCGGCTGGATCATCAATGTGGCGACCATCGTGCACTCCGACGAGGCTTTGTTGGCGGTGGCGTTCATTTTCACCGTCCACTTCTTCAACACACACTTCCGTCCGGACAAATTCCCCATGGATACCGTGATTTTCACTGGACGGATGCCGGTCGAAGAGCTGAAGCATGATCGGCCTCGCGAATACCGGGAACTCATCCGTTCACGCCAAATCCGCAAACACCTCGTGGAGCCCTTGCCGCCGTACGTGGTGAGGGGATTAAAGATTTTCGGGACCATCGCGCTCTTTATTGGACTTGCGCTCATTCTCCTGATTATCTATGCTGAGGTGTTCGGATATCGGTAGTTGGCGTGCCCGACGGCTCAGACGGGATTACGACCGGGAGACGACTGATCGACTCCCGGTTCTCTTTGGCGGTCCACCCGGGAGCCCCGACGGTCCGAGAAGCAGCACTTGATTAGGAGGCAGCGTGGAAAAACCGATACAGACGCGCACCGTATTTCGCCACCCGCTGGCCGCCGTTGGCGGCGCGTTGTTTCTCGCGGGCGGGTTCCTGTTTCTGATTTTGCTTTTTTTCGATTTTACCGCCGGTAACGAAAACCCCTATCGGGCCCTCGTGACGTGGGTCGGTGTGCCGTTTGTCATCACTGTCGGCTTTTTGATGTTCATGCTGGCGATTCGCCAGCAGGTGCGGCAGGCGCGCCGTGAGGGGCGCAAAGTCAGGTTCAATCTCTCCATCGACCCGAGCGATCCCGTGTACATGCGCAACCTCTGGCTCTTCCTCGCGCTCTGTGCCGGATTGCTGTTGTTGGTCGTGTACAGCGGCACGCAGGCTTACGAAGCGACCGACTCCGTGGCATTTTGCGGCGAGACCTGTCACACCGTGATGGAACCGCAGGCGGTCACCTATCATAACTCCGCTCACGCCCGTGTCCCCTGCGTTGAGTGCCACATCGGTCCGGGGGCGTCTTTTTATGTACGATCGAAGGTCGACGGCATTCGGCAGCTCTTCGCCACCGCGCTCAACACCTACTCGCGTCCGATCGAAACGCCCGTCGCCAATCTGCGACCCTCCCGCGAGACCTGTGAGAACTGCCACTGGCCGCAGCAATTCTACGGTGAGAAGCTCGTCACCCGTACCTATTACAAGACTGATGAGACCAATTCACCGTGGACGATCAGCCTCCTGCTCAAGATCGGCGGCGGCAATCCACGAACCGGGGTGAAGGAGGGCATCCACTGGCACATGGTGACGGCTAATGAAATCCAGTACGTGGCGGCGGACCCCAAGAGGCAGGATATCAGATGGGTTCGAATGGTAAGTCAGGAAGGCGACACAGTAATCTATACCAAACAGGGATCAGACCTGCCGGACTTCACGAGCTCGGAAACGGATGTTCGGACGTTTGACTGCATGGATTGCCACAATCGCCCGTCTCACAAGTTCCTCGCTCCCGCAACGTCACTCAACCTGGCCCTGTCGACGCACCAGATTTCCAAGGACATCCCGTACATCAGACAGGTCGGGCTGGAGGTGCTCAACGCCGAGTACGGCACCCGCGAGGAGGCACAGCGGCGTATTCGTGACGATCTGCAGTCCTATTACGAGGAGAACTATCCCGATTATCTGACCGCCAATGCCGATGTCGTCGAACAGGCAACCGAGCGAATCCTGCATATATACAACAGCAATTTCTTCCCGGAAATGAAAACAGACTATCGGGAGCGCGAGAATCACCTCAGTCACTTCGTCAATGACGGTTGCTTCCGCTGTCACAATCCCGAAATGCAGGATGCTGAAGGCAATGCGATCAGCAGTGACTGCAATTCCTGCCATCTCATCATCGCGCAGGGCCCGTCCGAGTCACCGGACAGCCTGCAAACCGATATCGCAGGGCTGTTTTTCGAACACCCCGAGGATATCGACGGCATGTGGCAGGACATGAAGTGTACGGATTGTCACACGCCCGAACAGGGGTACTGATATTGACTCGTCTTTCTTGCACCCGGCAATAGAGACGGTGTTGCCGGGTGTCATTAGTCCGACTGATTCGATGGCGCCAAGGGGTTCCCGCCTCGAGCAGCGCGTCGCTTTACGCTCGTAACACACACTTAAACAATGCGTTACGCGTAGCGCGGCCGGCCTCATCCGAATTCATTCCAATCGACAATTTGACTTTTAACCCGCGTGGTCCAATTTGTCTAAGTTGAAGCGAGAACCGCGAGGCGGCCGACGTGTTTCAATTAACGAATCTTCTTTGAAAAATGGACTAATATTGTATATTCTGCAGTGGGAACTTGCGATACCTTACCGCCTGAGTAAGACACATCTGATAGGAACAGGAAGGAAGAAGTGATGGGACGTATCGTATCACGCGTCGCGCCTGAGATGTCGCCCGTTCGCCTTGCTTCGATTCTCATTCTGGCCGCCGGGCTTCTGCTTGCGGCCGGCGCCGTGCGGGGCGATGAGAATCCGCCGAGCGAACAGAACCTCCTAAGCGAGTCCGGCAGCTACTTTGGCACCCCCGGCGGGGTTGAACATTGCTGGACGCAGATCATTTACAACCAAAAGTATGCCACCAAAGACGCGCAGGCCTGCACTCCGCAGGGCCCGTGTGACGATCCCGGTCTCCGCGACTCGTGGATTCCGGATGGGAGCGTTCCGATTACCTATATCAAGCTCTTCTTCCATATCGTGAGGAATACAGACGGCACGAACGCCGCCACAACTCCGGAAATGGTGGCGGCGCAGGTGGCGCATCTCAATCAGGACTATCTGCCCTATCGCATCCAGTTTGAGTACGACTGGCAGTTCGTGAACAATTCCGCGTACCGCTTCCTCGATGACAACGAGATGGACCCGATGAAGACCGCGTATGCGGTCCAGCCGGACTCGCAGCTGAACATCTTCGTTTCATACGTAAATGAGTCGTATTCATTCGGGACATTTCCCTGGGACAATGACGCGCTCACGGTGCGGGGCGGGATCGTCATGACTCAGGGTCATTTCTCGTCCGTACAGTCCGTGCTTGCACACGAAATCGGCCACTGTCTCGGTCTCTGGCACACGCACCACGGGGTTTCCGAAGTCAGCCAGTGCGGCCAGTGCTACGAGCGTGTCGGTGCGGGCGACCGCGATTTCACCGGCGATTTCTGTTCCGATACCGATCCGACCCCCACCAACTACGCATGCAACGGCCCGGGTGGAACCGATGTCTGCTCCGGTCAGTCGTGGGGACCGACCGATCCGCAGAACTTCATGGGATACGGACCGGACTACTGCATCACGGAGTTCTCGCCTCAACAGTCGGGGCGCATTCACTGCTGGATAAATGCAGAACTGTCAAGCTGGGTTGAAGGAGTCAAGTTCGCCGCAACCAACACGTTCGGCCCCGTTCCCCTCACCTCCAGTTTCCAGGGCATTACCGGCAAAAGCGTCAACGAGTGGGACTGGGACTTCGGTGACGGCGGCTCTGCCGGCGTGCAGTCACCCGATCACACCTACACCACACCCGGCAATTACACCGTCGAGGTAACCATCAACGCTACCGACGGTGTGTATGCATCACAGCAGAAAAACATCATTTTCGCCTACGCAGACACGACTCGCGTGGTCGATGCGGTTGGAAACGCCGGGCAGCAGGTCCGAATTGATATCGAAGCTGTGAACTACGTTCCGCTGCAGACAATCCAGATTCCGTTTTCGTGGGCGGGAGATTACAGCCTTCTGTTTGACTCGGTGAGCACGGTCGGACTCCGCACGGCTTCCGTGACGCAGAAGACCTTTGTGAACTACGCCCCGGCTGCCAAACGGGCCACCTACTTGTTTGACATGGCCGCCAATCAGGAAGTGCTTGATCCGGGCGCCGGTCCAATACTCAGTCTGTTTTTCAGGATACCCGTCGGTGCGACCGGCAACCCAAATCCGATAACGATAGCGCCCTATACCTCGTACGTCTATCAGTTCACGACCGTACAGGGATCGTACCAACCGGTGCTGTATAACGGATTTGTGACGCTGGATGCCTGTTTGGCCGGTGATGTGACCAACGACACCATCGGACCCGATCTAACCGATCTCATATATCTGGTGAATTTTCTTTTCCAGGGCGGACCGGCCCCGACCGACACCAGACAGGCGAATGTGAACGGCCTGGGCGACGTTGACCTGTCGGACCTCATTTACCTTGTGAATTATCTGTTTAGCGGGGGCCCGGACCCGATCTGTCCGTAGTCTCCCTTCGTGGAAGCCTGAGGGCGGGGCGTTCATTGCGCCCGCCCTCTTTTTTCGAGTCACAGCAGCCTCCCGGGCGCCGATGGACATCTACTCGAGTATAGCAAATGGTCCGTTACCCGTCCTTGCCGACGGCGCGATGGGTTCTTTGCTGCTTAACCGCATAAAACGCGATGACGAGCGATGGCGAGGGTGTTACCCCTGCTGCGAGATCCTGAACCTCACGGCGCCAGAGACAGTTACGAGTATTCATGCCGACTATATTCGCGCGGGTGCCCGACTGATTCGTTCCAACAGCTTTTGCGGCTCCCCACCGATGCTGG is from Candidatus Zixiibacteriota bacterium and encodes:
- a CDS encoding NapC/NirT family cytochrome c; this encodes MEKPIQTRTVFRHPLAAVGGALFLAGGFLFLILLFFDFTAGNENPYRALVTWVGVPFVITVGFLMFMLAIRQQVRQARREGRKVRFNLSIDPSDPVYMRNLWLFLALCAGLLLLVVYSGTQAYEATDSVAFCGETCHTVMEPQAVTYHNSAHARVPCVECHIGPGASFYVRSKVDGIRQLFATALNTYSRPIETPVANLRPSRETCENCHWPQQFYGEKLVTRTYYKTDETNSPWTISLLLKIGGGNPRTGVKEGIHWHMVTANEIQYVAADPKRQDIRWVRMVSQEGDTVIYTKQGSDLPDFTSSETDVRTFDCMDCHNRPSHKFLAPATSLNLALSTHQISKDIPYIRQVGLEVLNAEYGTREEAQRRIRDDLQSYYEENYPDYLTANADVVEQATERILHIYNSNFFPEMKTDYRERENHLSHFVNDGCFRCHNPEMQDAEGNAISSDCNSCHLIIAQGPSESPDSLQTDIAGLFFEHPEDIDGMWQDMKCTDCHTPEQGY
- a CDS encoding PKD domain-containing protein, translating into MGRIVSRVAPEMSPVRLASILILAAGLLLAAGAVRGDENPPSEQNLLSESGSYFGTPGGVEHCWTQIIYNQKYATKDAQACTPQGPCDDPGLRDSWIPDGSVPITYIKLFFHIVRNTDGTNAATTPEMVAAQVAHLNQDYLPYRIQFEYDWQFVNNSAYRFLDDNEMDPMKTAYAVQPDSQLNIFVSYVNESYSFGTFPWDNDALTVRGGIVMTQGHFSSVQSVLAHEIGHCLGLWHTHHGVSEVSQCGQCYERVGAGDRDFTGDFCSDTDPTPTNYACNGPGGTDVCSGQSWGPTDPQNFMGYGPDYCITEFSPQQSGRIHCWINAELSSWVEGVKFAATNTFGPVPLTSSFQGITGKSVNEWDWDFGDGGSAGVQSPDHTYTTPGNYTVEVTINATDGVYASQQKNIIFAYADTTRVVDAVGNAGQQVRIDIEAVNYVPLQTIQIPFSWAGDYSLLFDSVSTVGLRTASVTQKTFVNYAPAAKRATYLFDMAANQEVLDPGAGPILSLFFRIPVGATGNPNPITIAPYTSYVYQFTTVQGSYQPVLYNGFVTLDACLAGDVTNDTIGPDLTDLIYLVNFLFQGGPAPTDTRQANVNGLGDVDLSDLIYLVNYLFSGGPDPICP